The genomic window TACCGGATATGACTCAATATGTAAATTCCAAGCGCTTGAGCTAATCATTTTCTTAATAAGAAGCCCTCCTATTCTGGCAAACGCTAAGACTGAAATGACTAATACCAGCGCTATGCATGGCAGATGTAGAACCGACCTCCATTTTATACAGCATTTCAACTCTATTTTGCTGCTGCCCCTTCTATTTGGGTCAGAGGGATCTATTTTAATTTCCTTTTGCTTATCATGAAGTTGACGAGCTAACTAAAGACCTCAGACTTGGCTTTAATCTATTAGTTCATGCCTTTCGGAATGATCTTTTTTAAGATAAAGATGTTCTATTGACAAATCAGATCTATCATGGAAGTAACTACCAAACAACCTGTCTTACTTTATACAGAACAAACACCCAATCCTGAATCTCTGAAGTTTGTTTCCAACAAGATGCTGTACAGAGGGATTGCAGAGTTCAAAACAAAAGAACAGGCAGAGAAATGGTCCCCGCTTGCTGCTGCTTTATTTGAAAAAGCTTATGTGCAGGCCGTTTATATCAGCAATAACTTTGTGACGATCACAAAAAAATCGACTGAGTCTTGGCATGAAATTATGTTGCCGGCTAAAGATTTTATCAAGAGTTATATAGAAGAAGAAAAAGCTATAGTCAGTGAACTGTATGCTGATCACATACAAGCAGAGGAAAAAATTCAGGATCAGGGCAAGTACGACGAAAAGGATACTGAAATCGTGAGGAGAATAAAAGAAATGATCAATAATTACGTCAAACCTGCAGTTGAAATGGATGGCGGCAATATTGAATTCAAATCATACCATCAGGGGGTTGTGACTGTCATGATGCAAGGCTCCTGCAGTGGTTGTCCATCCAGTACTGTAACATTGAAATCTGGTATCGAAGGTTTGCTCAAACGTATGGTGCCGGAAGTAACCGAAGTTGTTGCTGAAGCCTGTTGATGGCAGTTAAAATTGGGTTAATTATAACTTGTCTGGTATTTTTTAAGGCAAATTGACTATATTTTTGTTTTTCGAAAAATTATTTCCTTGTATATGACCTTTCAATATTCAAACCACAGGTTCTTCGTGTTGTTTTTGATGCTGAGTTCCTTGAATTGGTTGCAAGCCCAGATTCTTACCCCGGTACATTGGACACAATCAGTAAAGGAGTTGGGTTCGGGAGAATACGAACTTGTCTTTTCTGCCAAGATGGACGATGGTTGGGCAATTTATTCACAGTCTTCTGACCCAAATGCAGCATCTCCCACTGAAATTACCATCAAAGCTGCACCTCATTTTCAATTGATCGGAAAAGCCTTTGAAAAAGGAGAACTAAAAAAAGGTCCCGAACCACTTTTCGACAATTTAGTGGTAGCAAAATATTACCACCAAGTTGATTTTGTTCAGAAAATTAAAGTGAAGGATACTGCTGTACCCATAGAAGCAGAAGTTTATTTCATGAGCTGCAACAGCGAAAAATGTATCCCACCTTCACCCCAGGCTTTCAGTTTTAACCTAGGTAAGTCACAAAATCAAGGAGGTCTTCCTACGGATGCTCAAGTAGTTTCTACGGCTAAATTGCTTGATCCTGTAAAAGTTACTATGAAAACTGAAGCAGGCCAAAATCAAAACTATAAACTGGTATTCAACCTTAAAATGGATGAAGGCTGGTCTGTTTATGCCAATAAAATAGGACCTGATGGACCTATACCTACAACCGTTGACTTTGAGCAGGGAAGTCATTTTAAAACAAAAGGAGAACTTCAGGAAAAATCGGACCATAGAATTGAAGGATTCGATGATATTTTCGAAATGAACCTGATAAAATTCAAAGAATCAGTGACAATGACCCAAGAGATCGAAGTCACTGACCCACAAGTTCCTGTCAAAGGCAGTATTACTTATCAGACATGCGATGCTACAAAATGCCTCCCACCAAAAACACTTGCATTTACCTTTCACCCATCTTCTTCAAAACTAGAATTCGAAGGTATGGGAACAGGAGTGGGCATGAATGTTCCACCATCCGATTTTAAGGGTGGTAGCATTGATCAAACGAATGAACATCTGAGAAAGGGCTTGTTGCAGCCACTAGGAGATTGTGGAGAAGAACTCACAAAGTCTGACAATCACCTTTGGACGTTTATATTTGGCTTTCTGGGTGGATTATTGGCATTGTTGACCCCATGTGTGTTTCCTATGATTCCGCTTACAGTCTCTTTTTTTACAAAAGATTCTCGTAAAAGTGGAATCCGAAATGCGATTATTTACAGTCTGAGCATCATTTTTATTTATGTGACAATCGGGCTGTTGATTACCGCAGTTTTTGGTGCAACAGCTCTCAATGAACTTTCTACCAACTGGGTGGCAAATCTGATTTTCTTCATCATTTTTGTGGTGTTTGCGTTCTCATTCTTTGGGTATTTCGAAATCACACTTCCTAGTTCCTGGACAAGCAAATCCGATAGACTTTCTGATACCGGAGGAATCATAGGCATTTTTTTTATGGCATTCACTCTTGCATTAGTCTCTTTTTCATGTACCGGTCCTATTGTTGGATCAGCACTGGTAGAATCAGCAAAGTCTACTACCGGACCTTTTTTGGTCATGCTTGGATTTTCTCTCGCTTTAGCCATACCGTTTGGTTTTTTTGCTGCTTTCCCCGCTTGGCTCAATTCTTTGCCAAAATCAGGCAGCTGGATGACAAATGTCAAGGTAGTTCTTGGCTTTCTAGAGCTTGCTTTGGCACTTAAATTTTTGTCGAATGCAGACATGTCTAGAAAATGGAATGTGCTTCCTTATGAAATATTTATGGCTTTATGGGTGATACTTTTTGCATTGATGACACTTTATCTGTTTGGATTGATCAGATTTCCACATGACAGTCCGGTAAAGAAATTGTCTGCCTTGAGATTGCTATTTGCCGTAGCAGCTCTGGCTATGACTTTATACCTTGGATCGGGTTTTATCTACAACAAAGAAGTCAATTCCTATAGATCACTCAATGTGATGAGCGGTATTGCACCGCCTTCAACTTACAATTTATTTTTGCCTGAAGCTGAGCTCAACCCTGAACTAAAAAGCAGGTTTATCTCATTTACAAAATGTGCTAATAATCTTGACTGCTTCAAGGATTATACAGAAGGACTGAGCTATGCTAAAGAGACGAATAAGCCCATACTTTTGGACTACACAGGTATTTTCTGTCAGAATTGCAGGCGGACAGAAGACAGGATCTGGGTTGCTGATAAGGTCAGAAATCTCATTGCGAATCAATTTGTTCTGGTTTCGTTATATTGTGACGACCCAAAAGAGTTATCTGAAAAGCTGCTTTCAATTCCAAGGAATACTGTACTTCGTACCATTGGAAATAAATGGGCCGACCATCAAATTTTGAATTTCGAACAAAATAGCCAACCACTTTACGTATTGATCAGTCCGGAAGAGGAAATTTTGGCTCGCCCGAGAGGGTATCGTGATGGGGTGGATTCATATAGCGAGTTCCTAGAGTGTGGCTTGAAAGCTCACAAGAAAATTTGATTTGGCCAGGATTCACATTGGCTACCACAATACCTGCTCTCTCTTCTCATTTCATTCATTTATTCTCAATTTTAGATTACCATCCCGGCAATAAGTTCAAGCCGTATGTAACCTGAGTGTTTTCTATCAAAGGCCAAGCTGCATAGGGTTCTATGATCAATGCTCCAAATAGGTTAAATCGCAATCCTACTCCTGTACTAAATACAGGTAAGGGTTTGAAAAAATCAATCTCTTCACTAAAATCTGAATATTTGTCCCAGGCAATGCCCCCGTCAACAAACAAATTGAGTTCGGTTGGTAAATAAGGGAACGTCAGCAAAGATAGTTTTTTAGGTCCCAACAGTGGGAGCCTGATTTCTACAGACCCAAGGGCTATATTGGCTCCGCTGATTTGCTCGTATTCAATGCCATATCGCGTTCGCAGCTTATCTAACTGAGAGTAACCAAAACCATGCATCAATCCGTACTGTCCCAAAAGAGTAGGATAGAAATTAAGCGCATCCTGACCAAATCTTGCAAAGTGCAGCGCTCGCAAAGCAAGGGAAATGGGTTTGATCCAAAAATACTTTCTGGCATCCAGCGTCAAAGATGAAAATTGATACTGGCCAAAGTACTGATCTAATCCAAACCTGTATCTGTAACCGGCTAATGGAGAGCACATTCCGAAGTAGCTGTTATCTCCGACAAAAGCGGTACTCAGATTGTAGAGAAACCCTTTCGATATAGTGTAAGGACCCAATTGAATCTGGTCTCCGGTAGGTAATTTAGTCCGGGATTCTCCATAGTAATTAAAGCGATTGTAATCTCCATAGTATTCTACTATTTGGTCATAGCGGAAGAATCGATATGAGAGACCGGCACCAGCTTCCAACCTCTTGGTGATAGACAAAGGATATTGAACAAATACTCCAAGCTGATCTTCAAAAATGCGTAAGAGATCAGTTGTATCCGCTAATGCGGTAAACTCGTTACCATCCTCGTCGACATATCGTTTGAATTCATAGGCCTGTGTGTAATTGACAAACCTGCTGGGTGTATGAGAAGTAGTGAGACCCCATGGTAATCTATTGCTGTAATTTATGTAGGTGACAGCACCGGCTACATCAATAAAATCACCATTCATGGCAAGGCCTGTATAAAGCTGATGATTACCAAGAATGTCATTAAACAATAAATCAATTCCTCCAGCAGCTCCTATTGCTGAACTCTGTCCGATTTGATTGCCATATCCAATGCCACTAGCAGCCCCAATGTAAGAAAGTCGAAATTTACTTTTGTAGGGCGTGATTTGGGCTTGAGTACTGCTGTCAGTTGTTCTTGGAGAATGTACTAATGCATTGACTAATCCGGGAGCTGCATCATTGAATACTGGAAGTTCATCTGCACCTTTTTTTTGCTCATTTGGCTTGATTTCAAGTGGTTTAATTTTGTCTTCCAACACCTGGTAAATCTGGTAGGAATTGTCAGAATAATAACTATAAATGATCTTATCCCGATTGCTGGAAATGGAGATCGCAGGTCCATAAGGAGTTATATTTGTAATTCCGGTTGCCACCTGGGTAAGTTTATCCACTTTTTCAGTTTCCATATTGTATCGATACATGTTGCGGTAGCCGTCATTGTCGCTCAAGAAAACAAGGTCATTGTCATTGATGAATTGAGGGTTAAGATTATTTGACTCTCTAAAAATTTGAACCAGTCTTTTGGAGGAAGTTTTCATATCCATTATTGCAATATTATGTAGCCATTGATTGCCCAATTTCGCATCATTCATACTTAATTCATCAGTTGCAAATACAATCTTTGAACCATCTTTTGACCAGTCAGCCTGAATCTCGGAATATGGATCATCTGTGAGTCGATGAAGCTCCTTTGTTTTAAAAATGTATTGAAAAAGATCTGTCTGGCCATTGACCATTCCGGACAGTATAATTGACTTTCCATCAGGTGACCATGCAGGATGAGCAAAAAATGGCAATTTAGCTATGCTGATTTCTTTGCTGGTTTTTCCGTTTTCAGCTTTTTTAATCAAAAGCACAGAATGTCCACCTTTAAATGCTGAAAAAGCGATCTCCTTGCTATCCGGGCTCCAAGATCCTGCGGATTCTATACTGTTGAGCTGATCTATGTGTCCTTCCTTTGTTGCACTGTATAATTTGCGCAAGATTTTTCCCGAGTTGGCATCAGCAAGATAAAGATCCGTGGTAAACAGATCTTTTTCAGAAAGAAAAGCAATGTACTTTCCGTTCGGGCTCAAAGTGGGAGAGATATTGATTTCACCGGAATTTTTGTCATCGACAATTTTACGACCAGGCACATCTTTTGCACTTGTTGCCACTTGCCTCTTGTAATGTTCGCTGAGAGTTTGCTGCCATTTTTTTGAGAGAGAATCTGCTGAGATATGAAGCACATCTTCTGTAGCGAATGTCAAACCCCGTTTAGCAACCTCAAGAAAAAAAGGCTTTATCAACGAGTCACCATAGCTTCCACCAAAATAAGCCCAAAACGCCTGACCAAATCGATAAGGAAAATATTGAGGTCGATCCATTTTATCCAATTCAGGGATGTTATGATTCATATATGCATCGCGCATCCACATAGAAGTATGTGCATCTTTGCTACCAATTGACAGATATTCTGCCATACCTTCTATCATCCATAGAGGGAAAAACTGGAATGATTCAATTGAGGTCGAATCTCCTTTGAGTATGGTTTCATACTGGAAGGCGTGTACCAGTTCATGTCCGATGACATGGAAAGTTTGCTCGTTGGTTAACGCCAACGGTAATACCACTCGATTTCTTAGACCTTCAGTAACTCCTCCGGTTCCTACATCGATATTGCCCTGAATGGCAAATGTTTGTTGAAAATCTGAATGGTTGTTATACAATATAACCGGATTATTCCGAACAAAAATATCTCCGAATGTTCTGGAATGACGGTCATACCACACTTCAAACCATTCTCCTATC from Saprospiraceae bacterium includes these protein-coding regions:
- a CDS encoding NifU family protein, with translation MEVTTKQPVLLYTEQTPNPESLKFVSNKMLYRGIAEFKTKEQAEKWSPLAAALFEKAYVQAVYISNNFVTITKKSTESWHEIMLPAKDFIKSYIEEEKAIVSELYADHIQAEEKIQDQGKYDEKDTEIVRRIKEMINNYVKPAVEMDGGNIEFKSYHQGVVTVMMQGSCSGCPSSTVTLKSGIEGLLKRMVPEVTEVVAEAC
- a CDS encoding thioredoxin family protein, with protein sequence MTFQYSNHRFFVLFLMLSSLNWLQAQILTPVHWTQSVKELGSGEYELVFSAKMDDGWAIYSQSSDPNAASPTEITIKAAPHFQLIGKAFEKGELKKGPEPLFDNLVVAKYYHQVDFVQKIKVKDTAVPIEAEVYFMSCNSEKCIPPSPQAFSFNLGKSQNQGGLPTDAQVVSTAKLLDPVKVTMKTEAGQNQNYKLVFNLKMDEGWSVYANKIGPDGPIPTTVDFEQGSHFKTKGELQEKSDHRIEGFDDIFEMNLIKFKESVTMTQEIEVTDPQVPVKGSITYQTCDATKCLPPKTLAFTFHPSSSKLEFEGMGTGVGMNVPPSDFKGGSIDQTNEHLRKGLLQPLGDCGEELTKSDNHLWTFIFGFLGGLLALLTPCVFPMIPLTVSFFTKDSRKSGIRNAIIYSLSIIFIYVTIGLLITAVFGATALNELSTNWVANLIFFIIFVVFAFSFFGYFEITLPSSWTSKSDRLSDTGGIIGIFFMAFTLALVSFSCTGPIVGSALVESAKSTTGPFLVMLGFSLALAIPFGFFAAFPAWLNSLPKSGSWMTNVKVVLGFLELALALKFLSNADMSRKWNVLPYEIFMALWVILFALMTLYLFGLIRFPHDSPVKKLSALRLLFAVAALAMTLYLGSGFIYNKEVNSYRSLNVMSGIAPPSTYNLFLPEAELNPELKSRFISFTKCANNLDCFKDYTEGLSYAKETNKPILLDYTGIFCQNCRRTEDRIWVADKVRNLIANQFVLVSLYCDDPKELSEKLLSIPRNTVLRTIGNKWADHQILNFEQNSQPLYVLISPEEEILARPRGYRDGVDSYSEFLECGLKAHKKI
- a CDS encoding PD40 domain-containing protein → MKTDHFDIYYYDLDSSRIAQIGEWFEVWYDRHSRTFGDIFVRNNPVILYNNHSDFQQTFAIQGNIDVGTGGVTEGLRNRVVLPLALTNEQTFHVIGHELVHAFQYETILKGDSTSIESFQFFPLWMIEGMAEYLSIGSKDAHTSMWMRDAYMNHNIPELDKMDRPQYFPYRFGQAFWAYFGGSYGDSLIKPFFLEVAKRGLTFATEDVLHISADSLSKKWQQTLSEHYKRQVATSAKDVPGRKIVDDKNSGEINISPTLSPNGKYIAFLSEKDLFTTDLYLADANSGKILRKLYSATKEGHIDQLNSIESAGSWSPDSKEIAFSAFKGGHSVLLIKKAENGKTSKEISIAKLPFFAHPAWSPDGKSIILSGMVNGQTDLFQYIFKTKELHRLTDDPYSEIQADWSKDGSKIVFATDELSMNDAKLGNQWLHNIAIMDMKTSSKRLVQIFRESNNLNPQFINDNDLVFLSDNDGYRNMYRYNMETEKVDKLTQVATGITNITPYGPAISISSNRDKIIYSYYSDNSYQIYQVLEDKIKPLEIKPNEQKKGADELPVFNDAAPGLVNALVHSPRTTDSSTQAQITPYKSKFRLSYIGAASGIGYGNQIGQSSAIGAAGGIDLLFNDILGNHQLYTGLAMNGDFIDVAGAVTYINYSNRLPWGLTTSHTPSRFVNYTQAYEFKRYVDEDGNEFTALADTTDLLRIFEDQLGVFVQYPLSITKRLEAGAGLSYRFFRYDQIVEYYGDYNRFNYYGESRTKLPTGDQIQLGPYTISKGFLYNLSTAFVGDNSYFGMCSPLAGYRYRFGLDQYFGQYQFSSLTLDARKYFWIKPISLALRALHFARFGQDALNFYPTLLGQYGLMHGFGYSQLDKLRTRYGIEYEQISGANIALGSVEIRLPLLGPKKLSLLTFPYLPTELNLFVDGGIAWDKYSDFSEEIDFFKPLPVFSTGVGLRFNLFGALIIEPYAAWPLIENTQVTYGLNLLPGW